A part of Pararhizobium sp. A13 genomic DNA contains:
- a CDS encoding Tim44 domain-containing protein, with protein sequence MFKVGRVLATIAVASMVMLTAVDLAEARRAGSGFGSRGTRTFSTPPITRTAPGDAAPINRTMTPQQTPGQAAGQQTMGQTRPGAQRPGLFGGFGRSLLGGLALGGLIGMLMGNGLGGAAGFLGLLLQVGLIFGAVMLAMRFFGRRNEPAAAGYSPRDAATGYSGQSGNGFGAGMAAGMPSFKIPQIGGGARQEPARTASQPADEIGVGPQDLDQFETMLKQVQAAYAIEDYAALRKLTTPEAMSWLAEELSENATKGLKNEVSDVHLVQGDVAEAWREDGADYATVAMRYESIDVTRDRATGRVVEGDPDHPTEAVELWTFLRKRGGDWQVSAIQGMAA encoded by the coding sequence ATGTTCAAAGTTGGACGGGTTCTGGCGACGATTGCGGTCGCTTCGATGGTGATGTTGACGGCAGTCGATCTGGCCGAGGCGCGACGGGCCGGCAGCGGCTTCGGCAGCCGCGGTACAAGGACGTTTTCGACGCCGCCGATTACCCGCACGGCACCCGGCGATGCAGCGCCGATCAACCGGACGATGACACCGCAGCAGACTCCAGGCCAAGCGGCCGGCCAGCAGACCATGGGCCAGACGCGGCCGGGCGCCCAGCGCCCCGGTCTGTTTGGCGGCTTCGGCCGCTCGCTGCTCGGTGGCCTGGCGCTCGGCGGCCTGATCGGCATGCTGATGGGCAACGGCCTTGGCGGTGCTGCCGGTTTCCTCGGCCTGTTGCTGCAGGTCGGCCTGATCTTCGGCGCCGTCATGCTGGCGATGCGCTTCTTCGGCCGCCGCAACGAACCGGCCGCCGCCGGCTATTCGCCGCGCGATGCGGCGACGGGTTATTCCGGCCAGTCGGGCAATGGTTTTGGCGCTGGTATGGCCGCGGGCATGCCCTCCTTCAAGATTCCGCAGATCGGCGGCGGCGCACGGCAGGAGCCGGCGCGGACCGCCTCTCAGCCGGCGGATGAGATCGGCGTCGGCCCGCAGGATCTCGACCAGTTCGAGACGATGCTGAAGCAAGTGCAGGCGGCTTATGCCATCGAGGATTATGCGGCGCTGCGCAAGCTGACGACGCCGGAGGCGATGTCCTGGCTGGCCGAGGAACTGAGCGAGAATGCCACCAAGGGCTTGAAGAACGAGGTCAGCGACGTGCACCTGGTGCAGGGCGACGTGGCGGAAGCCTGGCGCGAGGACGGCGCCGACTATGCGACGGTTGCCATGCGCTACGAGAGCATCGACGTGACGCGCGACCGCGCCACCGGCCGTGTCGTCGAGGGCGATCCGGACCATCCGACCGAGGCCGTCGAACTCTGGACCTTCCTGCGCAAACGCGGTGGCGACTGGCAAGTCTCGGCCATCCAGGGCATGGCGGCCTGA
- a CDS encoding FAD-dependent oxidoreductase — protein sequence MTTYTNFTIETDADGIALVTWNMPDKSMNVFTADVMKELDAIVDQTVADEAVKGVVFTSGKSTFSGGADLSMIKGMFTFQQEQKKLDPDNAAQKLFDLTGQMTGLFRKLETCGKPWVSAINGTCMGGAFELSLACHGRVAANSKSVKLALPEVKVGIFPGAGGTQRVPRLTNAQDALQMMTTGSSLTPQRAKAMGLIHEIAEPAELINAAKAMIKNGLKPIQPWDEKGYKVPGGGIWTPAAAQLWPAASAILRRETAGNYPGGLAILKCVYEGLQVPFDTGLKIEQRYFTEILQTTEAFSMIRSLFISMQELGKGARRPAGIARSELKQIGVVGAGFMGASIAYVAAAAGIEVTLIDRDVEAAEKGKAHSEGLVKDSIGKGRLTQDEATALLARITPSADYNDLREVKLVVEAVFEDRQVKKDVIEKVEAVLAQDAIFASNTSTLPITGLAKNSKRPAQFIGIHFFSPVEKMMLTEVILGKETGDKALATALDFVAAIKKTPIVVNDTRGFYVNRCVFRYIHEAYDMLIEGVPAAMIENVAKMAGMPVGPLSLNDEVAIDLSQKILKATVADLGEKAVDPRHLSLINKLVDDLDRRGRKNGKGFYDYPPKPAKKSLWPGLKDLYEQKPAEGFDVETIKQRFLVTIALEAARTMGEGIVTDPREADVGSILGFGFAPYTGGTLSYIDGMGVKAFVALCEKLAASYGEHFQPTPLLKDMAGKGETFYGRFDPYGKREAA from the coding sequence ATGACCACATACACCAATTTCACCATCGAAACCGACGCAGACGGCATTGCCCTCGTCACCTGGAACATGCCCGACAAGTCGATGAACGTCTTCACGGCCGATGTCATGAAGGAACTCGACGCCATCGTCGATCAGACCGTTGCCGACGAAGCCGTCAAGGGCGTCGTCTTCACCTCCGGCAAGTCCACCTTCTCCGGCGGCGCCGACCTGTCGATGATCAAGGGCATGTTCACCTTCCAGCAGGAACAGAAAAAGCTCGATCCGGACAACGCCGCGCAAAAACTGTTCGACCTGACCGGCCAGATGACCGGCCTGTTCCGCAAGCTGGAAACCTGCGGCAAGCCGTGGGTGTCTGCCATCAACGGCACCTGCATGGGCGGCGCATTTGAATTGTCATTGGCTTGCCACGGCCGCGTCGCCGCCAATTCGAAGTCGGTGAAGCTGGCGCTGCCCGAGGTCAAGGTCGGCATCTTCCCGGGCGCCGGCGGCACGCAGCGCGTTCCGCGTCTCACCAACGCGCAGGACGCCCTGCAGATGATGACCACCGGCTCCTCGCTCACCCCGCAGCGCGCCAAGGCCATGGGCCTGATCCACGAGATCGCCGAGCCCGCCGAGCTGATCAACGCCGCGAAAGCGATGATCAAGAACGGCCTGAAGCCCATCCAGCCCTGGGATGAAAAGGGTTACAAGGTTCCCGGCGGCGGCATCTGGACGCCGGCGGCGGCCCAGCTCTGGCCGGCCGCATCCGCCATCCTGCGGCGCGAAACCGCCGGCAACTATCCGGGCGGCCTTGCGATCCTGAAATGCGTCTATGAAGGCCTGCAGGTGCCCTTCGATACGGGCCTGAAGATCGAACAGCGCTATTTCACCGAGATCCTGCAGACCACCGAAGCCTTCTCGATGATCCGCTCGCTGTTCATCTCGATGCAGGAGCTCGGCAAGGGCGCCCGCCGCCCGGCTGGCATTGCCAGATCCGAGCTGAAGCAGATCGGCGTCGTCGGCGCCGGCTTCATGGGCGCCTCGATCGCCTATGTCGCCGCTGCCGCCGGCATCGAAGTCACCCTCATCGACCGCGACGTGGAAGCCGCCGAGAAGGGCAAGGCCCATTCGGAAGGCCTGGTGAAGGATTCCATCGGTAAGGGACGACTGACGCAGGACGAGGCCACCGCCCTTCTCGCCCGCATCACCCCGTCGGCCGACTACAACGACCTGAGGGAAGTCAAGCTCGTCGTCGAGGCCGTGTTCGAGGATCGCCAGGTGAAGAAGGACGTGATCGAAAAGGTCGAGGCGGTGCTGGCGCAAGACGCCATCTTCGCCTCCAACACCTCGACCCTGCCGATCACCGGTCTGGCCAAGAACTCGAAGCGCCCGGCCCAGTTCATCGGCATCCACTTCTTCTCGCCAGTCGAAAAGATGATGCTGACGGAGGTCATCCTCGGCAAGGAAACCGGCGACAAAGCACTGGCAACCGCACTCGATTTCGTCGCCGCGATCAAGAAGACGCCGATCGTCGTCAACGACACGCGCGGCTTCTACGTCAACCGCTGCGTCTTCCGCTATATCCACGAAGCCTATGACATGCTGATCGAGGGCGTGCCGGCGGCGATGATCGAGAACGTCGCCAAGATGGCCGGCATGCCGGTCGGGCCGCTGTCGCTCAACGACGAGGTGGCGATCGACCTTTCCCAGAAGATCCTCAAGGCCACCGTCGCCGACCTCGGCGAAAAGGCCGTCGATCCGCGCCACCTGTCGCTGATCAACAAGCTGGTCGACGACCTCGACCGCCGCGGCCGCAAGAACGGCAAGGGCTTCTACGACTATCCGCCGAAACCCGCCAAGAAGTCGCTCTGGCCGGGCCTCAAGGACCTCTACGAGCAGAAGCCGGCTGAAGGCTTCGACGTCGAGACGATCAAGCAGCGCTTCCTCGTCACCATCGCGCTCGAAGCCGCCCGCACCATGGGAGAGGGCATCGTCACCGACCCGCGCGAAGCCGACGTCGGCTCCATCCTCGGCTTCGGCTTCGCCCCCTACACCGGCGGCACGCTGAGCTACATCGACGGCATGGGCGTCAAGGCCTTCGTGGCGTTGTGCGAAAAGCTGGCGGCAAGCTACGGCGAGCACTTCCAACCGACGCCGCTGCTCAAGGACATGGCGGGCAAAGGCGAGACATTCTACGGGCGGTTTGATCCGTATGGGAAGAGGGAGGCGGCGTAA
- a CDS encoding calcium-binding protein, translating into METVVVRDTAYADGVLVEDTLDWYAQDDEGNVWYLGEIATNYNYDDEGNFIDTDFDGSWQAGVDGAAPGWIMRAAPTAGDDYFQEFYAGVAEDEGEVIATGLHVDTDFGSFDDVVKILDTSALDPGLGAYKYFAPGIGLVMEEEVVLSEDEPELVSEITNRREVDVSAAVDPTDLAFAGNGTEKTITFVSEDASSNGAIGAYTFDAATGVIGEARILFADTEDAKAGAKAQMTVASGQSLGLFLIPDAETLGLELEDYADGRLFFRNFTSGNVAHLYDGDDATTYTPGVATIYDRIAPVVTDDEGNLLPIRAFHSTGNRDGFNFLNPVAGENALAADLGTDDDGVAVVSFEDGLASTDDFDGDFDDAFVAVSDAPLSRRALKELVEETDISRLVGTDGKDWLFGTRDDDQLIGLDGKDVIKGRHGDDQIEAGDGNDRAYGGKGDDEIFGEEGNDRLCGGKGDDTIDGGEGHDRIFGGKGKDEIDGGEGRDRLYGGKGFDEINGGDGNDWLWAGGGGARMSGGADDDTLIGQARAKDTFVFDLIPFGDDLIRRFENGRDHIEIAIYTGVESFDDIDVTQEGSSTVLTFAEGTVELTKFNATRIDASDFFFV; encoded by the coding sequence GTGGAGACCGTCGTTGTCAGGGATACGGCCTATGCCGACGGCGTCCTCGTCGAGGATACGCTCGACTGGTACGCGCAGGATGACGAGGGCAATGTCTGGTATCTCGGCGAGATCGCCACGAACTACAACTACGACGACGAGGGCAACTTCATCGACACCGACTTCGACGGATCGTGGCAGGCAGGGGTCGATGGGGCAGCACCCGGCTGGATCATGCGCGCGGCCCCGACGGCCGGCGACGACTATTTCCAGGAGTTCTACGCCGGCGTGGCCGAGGACGAGGGCGAGGTGATCGCGACCGGCCTCCATGTCGATACTGATTTCGGCTCGTTTGACGATGTCGTCAAGATCCTCGACACCTCGGCGCTCGACCCCGGCCTAGGCGCCTACAAATACTTCGCGCCCGGCATCGGCCTGGTCATGGAAGAGGAGGTTGTGCTCTCCGAGGATGAGCCCGAGCTCGTCAGCGAGATCACCAACCGGCGCGAAGTCGACGTCTCCGCCGCCGTCGATCCGACGGATCTCGCTTTTGCCGGAAACGGCACGGAAAAGACCATCACCTTCGTCAGCGAGGACGCGAGCAGCAACGGTGCGATCGGCGCCTATACGTTCGACGCGGCGACGGGCGTGATCGGCGAGGCGCGCATCCTGTTTGCCGATACCGAGGATGCAAAGGCGGGAGCGAAGGCGCAGATGACGGTTGCGAGCGGCCAGTCGCTCGGCCTGTTCCTGATCCCGGATGCCGAGACGCTCGGCCTCGAGCTTGAGGACTACGCGGACGGCCGCCTTTTCTTCCGCAACTTCACGTCGGGCAATGTCGCTCATCTCTATGACGGCGACGACGCAACCACCTACACCCCGGGCGTGGCCACCATTTACGACCGCATTGCGCCGGTCGTCACCGACGACGAGGGCAACCTCCTGCCGATCCGGGCGTTCCATTCGACCGGCAACCGCGACGGCTTCAACTTCCTCAATCCGGTGGCGGGCGAGAACGCCCTTGCGGCGGACCTTGGCACGGACGATGACGGGGTCGCCGTCGTCAGCTTCGAGGACGGCCTTGCCAGCACGGACGACTTCGACGGCGATTTCGACGACGCCTTCGTCGCCGTCAGCGACGCGCCGCTGAGCCGCCGGGCGCTGAAGGAGCTGGTCGAGGAAACCGATATCAGCCGCCTCGTCGGCACGGACGGCAAGGATTGGCTCTTCGGAACCAGGGACGACGACCAGCTGATCGGGCTCGACGGCAAGGACGTGATCAAGGGCCGCCACGGCGATGACCAGATCGAGGCCGGCGACGGCAACGACCGCGCCTATGGTGGCAAGGGTGACGACGAGATATTCGGTGAGGAGGGAAACGACCGGCTGTGCGGCGGCAAGGGCGACGACACGATCGACGGCGGCGAGGGTCACGACAGGATCTTTGGCGGCAAGGGCAAGGATGAGATCGACGGCGGCGAAGGCCGCGACCGGCTGTATGGCGGCAAGGGTTTCGACGAGATCAACGGCGGGGACGGCAATGACTGGCTCTGGGCCGGCGGCGGCGGCGCGCGGATGTCCGGCGGCGCGGATGACGATACGCTCATCGGACAGGCCCGCGCCAAAGACACCTTCGTCTTCGACCTCATCCCCTTCGGCGACGACCTGATCCGCCGCTTTGAAAACGGCAGAGACCACATCGAGATCGCGATCTATACCGGCGTCGAGAGCTTCGATGACATCGACGTCACGCAGGAGGGCTCATCAACCGTACTGACCTTCGCCGAGGGCACCGTCGAGCTCACCAAATTCAACGCCACCCGCATCGACGCCTCGGATTTCTTCTTTGTCTGA